From a single Flavobacterium sp. genomic region:
- a CDS encoding DNA primase, translated as MKRVIVDYAKLTNEILTLLVEKFPDGYDDSDIIRFKNAKNETIEAVEVRTTDTIFLVKVSTKLSDRIENYDEDDIIVEDVVVDKIVGLKELDIDEDEDEEEDDTNDSEDLDDED; from the coding sequence ATGAAAAGAGTTATTGTTGATTACGCTAAATTAACAAATGAAATCTTAACATTATTAGTTGAGAAATTTCCTGATGGTTATGATGATTCGGACATCATACGTTTTAAGAATGCTAAAAATGAAACAATAGAAGCAGTAGAAGTTAGAACAACAGATACTATTTTTCTTGTGAAAGTAAGTACAAAATTATCTGATCGAATTGAAAATTATGATGAAGATGATATTATTGTTGAAGATGTTGTTGTAGACAAAATTGTTGGCCTTAAAGAATTAGACATTGATGAAGATGAGGACGAAGAAGAGGATGACACAAATGATTCTGAAGACTTAGACGACGAAGATTAA